CAGCATTTAATAATCTCCCGATCACCAAGCATTCTTTTTAATAGATGGAAGAGAGTACGGATATTTATTTCTTTTCCTGAATGATTGGTTTCGGAAATCCTTTTTCTTGAAAGAATATAAAATAACACAGCCAGCAGATATAAAGTGATAAAAACACCCTGATGTCCTATAGAAGTTGCAAGTACCGAACCGGTGGTCATCCCGATAATTGGGCTGATGGATAAACCGATTCCTATCCTGGAAAATACTTTACTGATGTGGTCCTTGTCATAAGTGTCTCGTAGGATGGTTTGGGTAACGATTGAACCTACCGCAATTCCAAAGGCTGAAAATATTCTTGCAGTAAGCAGAATGATGAAGCTAGGGGCAAAAACAGCTGCAAAAGTTCCTATTCCGTAGGTGATCAATCCGTACTCCAAGGATTTTTTTCTTCCGATCCTGTCACATTGTACTCCCCAAAATGCAACTCCCAGAGCGAAAGCTATAAAATATAAGCTGATAGTTAAAGTAGTAGATTTTTCATTCACTCCAAATTTTTCCTGAACCATTGGTAAAACAGGACTGTAGATGGTTTCTACAAACTGAGGAAGCATTACCAGCAAGGTCAGTAACCAAAGAGGGTTTGTCTTTTTCATTTTTTTCTGCAAAGTTTTGAAAATTTCAACTTATATTTATAATGATATAAAAACAAAAAACATCAAAAATAGGACATGGCCATACTCCTGCAAAATGAAGAATTTGATGCAGATTCTATTCAAGAAAAAGTAATTGGAATTGCTGCCGATATGGTCATGCATGATTCCGGATTTCATTTCCATACGAGCAAGGCCCAGTTGCTGTATGCACCATCAGGATGTATGACGGTTACCACATCAGATAAACAGTTTGTGCTGCCTCCGTTCAGAATGCTTTGGATTCCGGCTCATGAGGTTCATCGTGTGAATTTTCGAAATATAGTAGCGTACAGATCCATTTATTTTGATGAAGAATATGCAGAAAAACATATCAATTCCAGCCTTAAGGTTTTACATGTAAACCCATTGTTGAAAGAAATTATTGAAAGAATCTGCTTCTGGGATTGGGCTGCCCTTGGTAATAATCAGGAGAATATTCTAAAAGTATTCTGGAATG
This genomic interval from Chryseobacterium joostei contains the following:
- a CDS encoding AraC family transcriptional regulator; the protein is MAILLQNEEFDADSIQEKVIGIAADMVMHDSGFHFHTSKAQLLYAPSGCMTVTTSDKQFVLPPFRMLWIPAHEVHRVNFRNIVAYRSIYFDEEYAEKHINSSLKVLHVNPLLKEIIERICFWDWAALGNNQENILKVFWNEMDDAPEEKLELKMPQDRRFKNVTEEWTKRLSIPPMLKKLAEETGAVEKTITRIFKKETGLSYQEWRQQWRLQRSIELLVEGNSIGEVSHILDFSSDSAFIEFFKKHTGSTPLQYLMKNE
- a CDS encoding MFS transporter produces the protein MKKTNPLWLLTLLVMLPQFVETIYSPVLPMVQEKFGVNEKSTTLTISLYFIAFALGVAFWGVQCDRIGRKKSLEYGLITYGIGTFAAVFAPSFIILLTARIFSAFGIAVGSIVTQTILRDTYDKDHISKVFSRIGIGLSISPIIGMTTGSVLATSIGHQGVFITLYLLAVLFYILSRKRISETNHSGKEINIRTLFHLLKRMLGDREIIKCCLLIMSFNVLLFSYYSLAPFIFKEHQYSSYIFGYSSIILAAGTFTGAKLNRFLLLKNILPKILVNGSTLGAFAASVFVWLLIDYGIYFLIPYFFIVMAFSMAIPNILSTALIHYKNETGSAGALLGLIYYVLIGLGLVSSGWIQNLGISCMIFSGIGVLALFIQLKRKAV